A segment of the Sphingopyxis sp. OAS728 genome:
ACCTTCTTTTGCCAGCGCTGCGCAACCTCGTTCTTCGCCGGCACATAGGCGTTGGATGCGGGCTCGTCGAAGAAGGGCAGGGGATAATCGCGCAGGTCGACAATCTCGACATCCATATCGCCGCGCGCGGCGGCGATATCGTGGATCCATGCGGCGGGTCTGCCGCCAAAACGCGTGGTGCGGGTGGTGCTGATAATGATGGCAATTCTGGGGTTTGGCATGGACGCTGATCCTGTGGCGACACATAGCGTGCCGGGAGCAGGCGGATATCGGCCCCGAGCAAGGGACAGCCCATTGGACGAAGGTATTGCGGATACTTTCGTCTCGTCGCACCCGACTATCGGCCCGCGTAATACCATCGTGCAATTGAGCGGTCGGGGCGGGCCGTCGATGTCGCGCGCCTCCCGACGTTAAACCGGATTGCCCATGCACAGCCCAGCCCGCCCCGCGAACGACAATCGACCTGCCGGTATCGTGCGCGGAACGAAGGAATATCGGCATCTCGCTTTCGCACTGCTGATGGCGGGCTTTTCGACCTTCGCGCTCCTTTATGCCGTGCAGCCGCTGCTGCCGGTTTTTTCGCGGAGCTTTGGTATCAGCGCGGCCAACGCCAGCCTCGCGGTATCCTTCTCGACGGGCGCGATGGCGCTCGCGTTCATCCCGGCGGGCATCCTGTCCGACCGGGTCGGCCGACGTCCGGTGATGATCGCGTCGCTATTCGTTTCGGCCTTGCTGACCATCGCGTCGGCGGTTGTGACCGATTGGGGCGCCCAACTCGTCTTGCGTGCCTTGATCGGGCTTGCGCTGGCGGGGGTCCCGAGCGTCGCGATGGCCTATATTGCGGAAGAGGTCGACCATGGATCCCTGGGGGCTGCGATGGGCCTCTATATCGCGGGCTCGGCGATCGGCGGGATGACCGGACGGATCGGTGTCACGTGGGTGAGCCATTTCACCGGCTGGCAGGTCGCGATTGCGGCCATCGGCGTGGCGGGGCTCGTGGCGGGCCTGATTTTCCTGTCCAGCGCTCCGCGTTCGCGTGGCTTCCATGCAGCGCATCACGACGTAGGATCGCTCGCGACGGCGACCCGGCGCCTGTTCGCCGATCGCGCATTGCCGTGGCTCTATCTCGAGGGCTGCCTGCTGCTGGGGACCTTCGTCACCATCTATAATTATCTCGGCTTCCATCTCGAGCAGCCGCCCTATGGCCTTGGACAGGCGGCGATCGGATCGATCTTTTTCCTCTACATCATCGGATCGTTCAGTTCGGCGTGGTTCGGGACACTGGCGGCGCGTTTCGGACGCGACCGGCTACTCTGGATGCCCGTCGCCGCGATGGCGGCGGGGATCGCGCTCAGCGAGGCGCGGTCGCTATGGCTCGTCATCGTCGGCGTCGCGGTGACCACCGGTGGCTTGTTTGCCGCGCATTCGACCGCTTCGGGGTGGGTGGGGGCACGGGCGACGCGCGACCGTGCGTTGGCCGCCGCTTTTTACCTGCTCTTCTATTATCTGGGGTCGAGCCTGTTCGGCGCCGCGGGTGGGCTGGCCTGGGACGCCTATGGCTGGACGGGGGTGGTCCTCTATTGCTTCATACTTGCCGCCGCCGCCGTGGGCGTCGCCTTTCGGCTCCGCCACATCGCCGCGGTCGAGGCGTCTTCCCGAAACTGAGGTCAGCTCTCCGCGCTGTCCACGAAACGGCCGAGCTCGCGTTCGACGTCGGAGCGGGTCTGGAGCCCCATGCCGATCAGCCGCGCCATGCGTTCGCGCGTTTCCGGGCGCGCCGTCGAGACGAAGAATTGGTCGAGCGCTGGCGGGAAAACGCCGTCATCGGGCAGCGAGAGCTGATCGACGAAGCGCTTTGTCTCGGCGAGTGCGTATTTTTCGAAGCCGGCGAGACGGCGCGCGAAGCGGTCGACGAACCAGTCGAGTTCGGCGTCGGGTATGGCGCGGTTGACATAGCCGTAGCGCTCGGCGAGCTCGGCGGGGAAATCGTCGGCGCCAAGCACGACCTCGAGCGCCCGGCCGCGACCGACCAAATGCGCGAGCCGTGCCATCGGGTTTGCGCCGGGAACTGCGCCGACGCCCACCTCGAACTGGCCGAGGATCGCCTTTTCAAGGCTCGCGAATCGCATGTCGCAGGCGAGCGCGAACTCGCTGCCTGCCCCGCGCGCGCGGCCGCGGATCATCGCGATCGAAGCAACCGGGGCGCGACTTAGACGCGCCAGAACGTCGAGCCAGGGATGCATGCCGGTGGGGCCCTTGGGCATCGCGGCGGTCCGGGCCTTGTCCACGAGCACGTCGTAGTGGGCGAGGAAATAGTCGGGGTCTTCGCTGGCGAAGACGACGACCTTGACGTCGGGGTCCGTCTCCATCTGCGCAATCAACCGGTCAAGCTCGCCGATCGTGTCGGGGTCGATCAGGTTGATCGGCGGGTTCGAAAAGGTCGCGTGCCAATAGCCGGGCGCGGGATATTCGAGGCGGATCTGCTGGGTCATGTTCTGGCTCATTGCGCGGCGAGCACATTCCAGACGGCCGATGCTGCCGTTGCCTCGACGATCGGGACGGCGTCCGCAGCGGGAAAATGGACCACGGCGAAATTGCCGCGTCGCGTGAACGACCAACGGACGGCGCCGCCAATCTCCCGCACGAGCGAGCGGACGAGCCTCTGTCCGCGGCCGGGCGCGCTGTCCCTTTCGGACCGGCCGCTGTCGCTGACGAGACAGAGGATATAGCTGCCTTCGTCGGTGATCCGAACATCGATCAGTCCCGGCTTGCCCTTGAGGCCGTGCCGCGCCGCGTTGCGGAGCAGCTCGGCCACGATCAGTCCGATCCGCCAGCCGCGATCAGCGGGCACCCGGATATCGTCGGCCTTCAGGATCAGGTGGATGTTGCGATCGGACAGGGTCGCACGGGTATATGCGCCGCAGATCGCTGCGATATGGTCGGCAAGATTGACCGCAGCGTCGATAGCCGGTGCCGACAACGCGCGATGCGCTTCGGCGTGATCGCGGAGGCGGTCCGCGACGCCCCGCAATGTATCGCGCACGCTGCCGCCGGCGCGAGCGGCGGCAATCGAAAGCATCGCGATTGCCTCGGCATATTCGTTGATGACGCGGTGGTTGATCTCTTCGACCAGATTGAGCGACGCGGGGAGCGCGCCTGTACCATTCATCGCAAAACCATGTTCCAGCATGACCGGTCTCCTGCATTGCTCGTTGCAGGGATTAGGTCAGGAAAGTCTCATTCGCGCCATTGAACCTTGGTGTAGCGCATACCTTTGTATCAGTTGGTCCGGCTATCCCGTGGCGGCGGCATCTCGAGGTCGAGCCGCTCGCTCATCTTGACGAGGTCGGCGAAGGATCCCGCCGACATTTTCTCCATGACGCGGCCGCGGTGTGCCTTGACCGTGATTTCGCTGATGCCGAGTTCCCAGCCGACCTGCTTGTTGAGCAGCCCCGAGACAACCAGCGCCATCACCTGCCGCTCGCGCGGACTGAGCGACGCGTAGCAACGCTGGACGCCATCGAGATCGGCTTTCTCTTCGACGGCGGTGCGGCTCGTCTCGACGGCACGCTCGACGGCGGACAACAGCACATCCTCGTTCAGCGGCTTGGTCAGGAACTCGGCCGCGCCCGCCTTCATCGCGCGCACCGTCATCGGAATGTCGCCATAGCCTGTGATAAAGATGATCGGCATTTCGGGGCGATCGCCCGCGATGCGCTCCTGAATGTCGAGGCCGTTGAGGTCGGGGAGGCTGACGTCGAGGATCAGGCACGCCGGGCCCGGCGGGGGCGTCCACGCGAGAAATTCGGTCGCCGAACCAAAGCCGCGCACTTTCATGCCCGCGGCGTCGAGCAGTGCTTCAAGCCCTTCGCGTGTCGAGAGGTCGTCGTCGACGACGATCACCATGGGGCGGGTGTCCAGCATGGCGTGCGGTCCATTCCTGAGGGTGGTGCTGTAATTTAACATGGCGGCCTCCACTATGCATCGGGGTTTTTCCGGGCGAGCGCGGTACGCACGGCATCGACGATCGCGCTCTCGCTGAATGGCTTGACGAGGCAGGCCACCGCACCGCTTCGCAGCAGCACCGGCCATATGCCGTCGTGCGAATGGGCGGTGATGAAGACGATCGGAAGATTTCGTTCCTGCCGGATCAGTTCCTGCTGCAGTTCGGGGCCGGTCATTTCGGGCATCGCAACGTCGAGCACGAGGCAGCCGACCTCATGCGCATCGTCGAAGCCCAGAAAGTCGGCCGCCGACGAGAAGGCCCGGGTTCGGAATCCAAAGGATTCCAGCAGGTCGGGAAGCGATTCCCGAACCGATTCATCATCATCCACGACCGCGATTATCTTGTCATTCAACATGTCTTTTCCTTGTGGTCCCTCCAGTGCCTCCACTCTCAATTTATCGTGACGACATTCCTCTCCCTCTCCAGTCCCCGCTCATGGATCGGCATGGCGAAAGCGAACGTCGCGCCATGCCCGTCGTTGCGGGCGGCGGTCAGGCGCCCGCCGTGGTTCTCGACGATCGAACGGCTGATCGCGAGCCCGACCCCCATCCCGTGCGGCTTTGTCGTGTAAAAGGCGTCGAACAGCTTGTCGGCGCCCTGATCGTCGAGCCCGATGCCGGAATCGCGAACCGCCAGCCGGACACCGTTGTGCTCGGTCTCGGTCGTTGACAGGAACAGGCTTCGCGAGCGGTCGTTCACCTCTCTCATCGCGTCGAGCGCGTTGAGGATCAGGTTGAGCACGACCTGCTGGATTTGCACGCGGTCGCCCATCACCAACGGCGTGCCCGGCATGAAATCATGCCGGAGTATCGCGCCGCCGCTTCGAATTTCGGTGTTGCAGAGGGCGAGAACCTCGCGAACCGCATCGTGCAGGTCGACGGGCTCGAAACGATAAGGATCGGCGGCGAACATCGCGCGCAGGCGCTTGATGACCTCCGACGCACGATTGCCGTCGCGGATCGTGCGCTCGGCGGTAGCGCGTGCCTTGTCGATATCGGGCGGGTCCGCTGCGAGCAGGCGAAGGCAGGCGCTGCTGTTGGTGATGATGCCCGACAAGGGTTGGCTTACCTCATGCGCGATCGAGGCGGTGAGCGCGCCAAGCGTCGATACGCGGGCCAGGCGCGTGAGCTCCGAGCGTGCATGATCGAGTGCCTCCTCGGTCAGCTTGCGCGCGGTGATGTCCTGTATCGCGCCCATGAAAATCGGCCGGTCGGTGACATGGTCGATGCGGCGTCCGACGACATGGGCATATTTCATCTTGCCGCTTGCCGGGACGAGACGGAAGGCGAGCTCGAAATCGTCACCGCCTGCGGCCTCGGTAAGCAGCCTCTCGACTTCGGGCAGATCGTCGGGATGAACTGCCGCGAGTATTCTCTCGAGCGTGATATCGGAGGCGGGATCGAATTCGAAAATGCGGTAATTCTCTTCCGACCAGATATGCTCGTTTCGCTCGACGTCCCAGGTGAAGCTGGCGGTCAGCGTCAGCCGCTGCGTTTCGACGAGGAAACGGTTGGTGCGTTGCAGGTCCTCGCTGGTTTGCTTCAATGCTGCATCCGCCTGCGTTCGTTCGATCGCCAGCGACGCGATGTTGACGAAACGGTCGACCAGCCTTTGCTCGAGCGACGTCGGACCGGCCGCCTTCTGCTTATAGAGTGCGAAGACGCCGATCACCTGGCCGGCACTCGACGATATCGGCGTCGACCAGCAGGATCGAAAGCCGATCGATTCCATGAGCGGCGGCCAGGACGAGCCAGCCCAACGCTGATCGGTCAACGGATTCGACGTAATGATCGGCGTGTTGCTAATCGCTGCGAGCGAGCAGGGGCCATAGCCGGGGTCGATGGCCTTTCCGTCGAAAAGCCGATTGTAGCTGTCGGGCAGGCTCGGCCCAGCACCGGGCCAGAAGCAAAGTGCGTCGCTGTCGACTCCCAACACGCTGCAGATCGAGCCGGGTGAAATCTCCTCCACCACCTTGCAAAGCGTGTCGAGAACCTCTCCCAGAGCACGACCCTGTGCGACCATGCGGAGGAGTTCGACCTCTCCGGTCAACAGATGCTCAGCCTTCTTCAGATCATCGATGTCGTTGCGGATGGAAACATATCGTACGACGTTCCCTGCGGCGTCTGTCGATGGGACGATGATCGATTGGAACCACCGGTACAGTCCATCCTTCCCCAGCAGGCGGCCCTGGTTAACATAAGGCGGACCGCCAGCGAGCATCTCTCCGAGCATTTGGAGGCCGGGACCGATATCGTCAGGATGGACGACCTGCGTCGTACGCCATTTGGTCAAATCTTCGAAGCTCTGACCATAATAGGCGAAGCCGTGGTCGTTCACATATTCGACCTCGCAGCGCGGGTCGAGGAACACCATATGAACCGGAATATTCTTGATGAAACGGCGAAGCCGCTGTTCCGAGGCGCTGCCGTGTATCGTGTCGGACCGTGCCTCGTCGGCAAATGATGCGATGCCGCACCAGCGGTTCTCGCCATCGTCCATCGGCGCAAAGCGAAGTAGGAACCAGCGATATTCGCCGTCGGTGCGTTGCAGCCGCACCTCAATTTCGCCTTGGCCGGCGGCTTCATGCGCCGATCGAAAAGCCGATTGAAACATCGCAATGTCGGCAGGATGAATCACCGATTCCAGCCCTTCCTGCCGAAGTCTCTCCAATGTTCGGCCCGTGTATTCGAGCCAGCGATTATTCACATAGTCGATGCCGTCATCGGCGTTCATGGTCCAAACCAAGCCCGGCAACGCGTCCATCACGCGGCTGAAGTCGGTTTTCATCGCTGCACTTCCTGCCCGCTACGCCGCAAGGATGATGCAAAGCCCACCTAACGTCCATTGATACTTTGGTGTCGGTGAAACCTAATTCCGCAGCGGCGATAGATATTTGGCCGTGCCGGCGGCTCCACCCCGATACCAACGTGTCACCATACCATCGTCCAATGGCGAAGCGCTGAGGCCCACCCCCATTCTCTGCCCGAACGCCGGAATAATCGCGGCGGCGGAGGAACGGTCATGACCCGCGTGGAAGCAGCCGGAGGTTTTCTAGCGTGCGACCTAGCCAGCGTTTCGTTCGCTGCGCGGTTGAGCGGTACTCGACCCGTTCGTCCGGCTGGCCTAGCATGATCCCCGACACTCCAATCTTGCGGGCGGACCATGGATCGCATCGACGCGATGAAAATCTTTGTGACGGCGGTCGACGAGGGCAGCCTCGCGGGCGCTGCGCGGCGCCTGCGCCGTTCGCCGACCGCGGTCAGCCGCGCGATCGCGTCGCTCGAGACGCATATCGGTGCCGAACTGCTCCACCGCACGACGCGCAGCATCCGCCTGAGCGAAGCGGGGCAGCGTTATGCCGCCTCGTGCCGGCGCATTCTTGCCGAACTGGAGGAGGCCGATCTGCTCGCGGGTGGCGAACGGTCGGCGCCGCGCGGGATGCTGACGCTGTCGGCGCCGCCGATCAGCGGCGAGGAGGTGCTGCGTCCGATCCTCGACGAATTTCTCGAAGCCTATCCGCTGGTGTCGGCGCGCCTGCTACTGGTCGACCGGTCGGTACATCTGGTGGACGAGGGCGTCGATGTCGCCCTGCGCGTCGGCCAGCTTCCCGACTCCTCGCTGGTCGCGACGCGCGTCGGCGACGGGGTGCGGCGCGTGGTCGTCGCATCGCCGCGCTATCTTTGCGAGCATCCGCCGATCGAGGAGCCTGCGGATATTGCGGGGCATCAGATCGTCTCGCTGACCCATTTCGGTATCGAATCCTGGGGGTTCGGAACCGGGCCGGCGGCGCGCACCGTGCATTTCACCCCGCGGCTGGTCGTCAATACGGTCCGCGCGGCGGTGGGCTCGGCGGTCGCCGGGCGCGGGCTGACGCGCGTCTATTCCTATCATGTCGCGCGCGAGGTGAAGGACGGGCTGCTGAATATCCTGTTGCCCGAAGCCGAACCGGTGCCGCAACCGGTGCACCTGCTGGCGCCCGGCGGCCGGATGGGCGTGCCCAAGGTTCGCGCCTTCGTCGATTTCGCGACCCCGCGGCTGCGTGCGGCTTTCGCGCGGCTCGCGATCGACGCGCGCGCGCTTTAGCCGAAACATTATCCCGATATCCGGCAGAATGTCTGCCGAACTCGGCGGATTATATCCCGATACCGCCTGACCTACCTTGCTCCCGTCGGCGCATGGCGCGCCACACGGGCGAGCCTTTCTCGACCCGTCGTCACTCAAGCAAAGGTCCAATATCATGAGCAATGCACAGAAAGTCGCCGTCATTACCGGCGCATCACAGGGTATCGGCGCCGCACTCGTCGACGCCTATCTTGACCGCGGCTATCGCGTCGTCGCGACCTCGCGTTCGATCCAGCCGTCGAGCAATCCCGACGTGCTGACGATCGCCGGCGATATCGGCGACCCCGAAACCGGCGCGCGCGTGATCGCCGCGGCGCTCGAACATTTCGGCCGCGTCGACACGCTGGTCAACAATGCCGGCATCTTCGTCGCGAGCCCCTTCACCGGCTACAGCGCCGATCAATATGCCAGCGTCGTATCGACCAACCTCAACGGCTTTTTCTACATCACGCAGGCTGCGGTCGCAGCGATGGAAGCGGCGGGGCGCGGCCATGTCGTCAGCATCACGACCAGCCTTGTCGATCATGCCAATTCGAATGTCCCGTCGGTGCTTGCCTCGCTGTCGAAGGGCGGCATCAACGCGGCAACCAAAAGCCTCGCGATCGAATATGCGAAGCGCAGCGTCCGCGTGAACGCCGTGTCGCCGGGCATCATCAAGACCCCGATGCACGCCCCCGAAACGCATGAGTTCCTCTCGGCGCTGCATCCGGTCGGCCATATGGGCGAGACGTCGGACATCGTCGATGCCGTCCTCTTCCTCGAAAATGCGCCCTTCGTGACGGGCGAGATCCTGCACGTCGATGGCGGCCAGTCGGCCGGCCATTAATCCGATCAGCCAAGGAGAAAGACCATGCCTATCATCACCGTCCAATTGACCCGTGAAGGCACCGAACCCGGTGTCGATCATGTGACCGCGGAACAGAAGGCCGCGATCTACAAGGGGATGAGCCAGGTCCTGCTCGACGTGCTCGGAAAGCCGCTCGACTGGACATGGGTTATCTTCCAGGAAGTCGAGATGGAAGATTGGGGCTGGGGCGGTATGCCCGTCGCCGAGTATCGCAAGAAGCTCGCGGCAGCCTCCGGCTGAACCTTTCGACCTTGGAGACGATGATGAACACCCGCCATCTTACCCGTTTGCTCGGTATCGAATTGCCGATCATCCAGGCACCGATGGCGGGTGTCTCTTCGCCTGCCATGGCGGCGGCGGTCAGCAATGCGGGCGCGCTCGGTTCGATCGGGGTCGGCGCGACCGATGCCGAGGGAGCGCGCGCGATGATCGCCGCGGTCCGCGAAGGCACCGCGAAGCCCTTCAACGTCAATCTCTTCTGCCATGCGCCCGCCATTACCGATGCGGCGATCGAAGCCGCGTGGATCGCCCGTCTTGCGCCGCTCTTCGCCGAGTTCGGCGTGGATGCGCCCGACGTGCTGGGCGAAATCTATCGCAGCTTCGTCGCCGACGAAGCGATGCTGCAAATGCTTCTGGGCGAGCGGCCTGCCGTCGTCAGCTTTCATTTCGGCCTGCCTTCCGAACCCGCGATCCGGGCGCTGCGCTACGCCGGCATCCTGTTGCTCGCATCCGCGACCAACCTTGACGAAGCGCGGCTCGCAGCGTCCGCTGGCGTCGATGCCGTCGTGGCGCAGGGATGGGAGGCGGGCGGTCATCGCGGCGTCTTCGATCCCGACGCGCCCGACGACCGCCTCGGCACGATGGCGCTCACGCGGTTGCTCGTCGATGCGATCGACCTGCCGATCATCGCGGCGGGCGGTATCATGGACGGTGCGGGCATTGCCGCCGCACTGGAGCTGGGCGCCGCGGCGGCGCAGCTCGGGACCGCCTTTATCGCCTGCGACGAAAGCCTGGCCGATGCCGGCTATCGGGCCGCGCTGGCGAGCGGCGCCGCGCTGCATACGCAAATGGTGCGCGCGGTATCGGGGCGCCCGGCGCGTATATTGGCGAACCGGTTCGCCGCGCTCGATGGCGAGATTTCGGCCGGACAGATCCCGGCCTACCCGATCGCCTATGACCTTGGCAAAGCGCTGCACGCGGCGGCCAAGTCGCGCGGCGAATATGGCTTTGGTGCGCAGTGGGCGGGGCAGGGCGCGCCATTGGCGCGCGCCATGCCCGCCGCGGACCTCATCGCGACGCTGGCCGCCGAGATGGCAGGGGCCCGAAATCCGTGACAGGAGCTGACAATATGGACGATTTCGGCGAAGCCTTTGCCGCGCTCGGCGATCTGCGCGGGCGCCCGCTTTTCGTGATGAAGGTCGGTGTCGACCATATCCATGCGATCGGCGGACCAGCCGGAATCGACCGGCGCGTCGGCGAAATGGTCGCAGGGCGTTTCGCGGGCGAGCGCCTGTCGGGCGATGTCCTGACCGGCGGCGCCGACTGGCAGATCGTGCGCGCCGACGGCGCGGTCCTGCTCGACGCGCGCGTCGTGCTGCGCACCGACGACGGCGCCAAGATCGCGATGGAATATACGGGCATCCGTACCGGGCCGGCCGACGTCATCGCGCGGTTGGGGCGGGGCGAGCCGGTCGATCCCGCCGACTATTATTTCCGCATCGCGCCGCGCTTTTCGACGTCCGATCCGAGATACGAGTGGCTGAACCGCATTATGGCGGTCGGCATCGGTCACCGGCTGCCCGAGGGGCCGGTCTACAGCGTGTTCGAGATTGCCTGAGGGCGGCGGGAGCTATCCCCGCCAAACCAGCCCTTCGGGCGCGCCGCGGCCGAGCCGGTCGGGGAGCGTCTCGCCGGTGGCGACGAACTCGAGCGAGCCGCTGTTGATGCAATAGCGCAGCCCCGTGGGTGGCGGTCCGTCGGGGAAGACATGCCCCTGATGCGATCCGCAGCGCGCGCAGACGATCTCGGCACGGACCATGCCGTAGCGCCTGTCCTCGATCGTCTGCAGATGATCGGCGCTGAACGGCGTCGTGAAGCTCGGCCAGCCGGTGCCGCTTTCGAACTTGGCGCCGGCGCGGAACAGCGGCAGGCCGCAAAGGCGGCAGCAATAGACGCCTTCGCGCTTTTCATAGAGGAAGAGGCCGCAAAAGGGGGCTTCCTCCGCATGGTCGAGGAGGAGGCTGCGCTCCTCATCGGTGAGCGCGGCGGCGAGGTCGTGCCGTTGCTGTCGCGTCGGCGGCGCCAGGTCGAAGCCTTCAGCCACGCGTGACGTCCAGCACCGCCTGCGCAAAGGCTTGCGGCGCTTCCTGCGGCAGGTTGTGGCCGATGCCGCCGCTGATGTCGCGATGCTCGTAGCGACCCGTGAACTTGGCGCGATAGGCGGCGGGCGGCGGGTGCGGTGCGCCATTGGCGTCGCCTTCCATCGTGATCGTCGGGACACCGATCGTCGGCGCGGCCGCGATCTGGCGGTCGAGGTCGGCGTAGCGCGCTTCGCCGTCGGCCAGCGCCAAACGCCAGCGATAATTGTGGATCACGATGTCGACATGGTCGGGATTGTCGAAGGACGCTGCGCTGCGGGCGTAGGTGGCTTCGTCGAAATTCCATTGGGGCGAGGCGAGCTTCCAGATCAGCCGGTTGAAGTCCTTGCGGTTCTTGTCGTAGCCGAGGCGGCCGCGCTCGGTCGCAAAATAATATTGATACCACCATTGCAGTTCGGCCTCGGGCGGCAGCGGCGCCTTGCCCGCTTCCTGTCCGGCGACGAGATAGCCGCTGACCGCAACAAGGCCGGTCGTGCGTTCGGGCCAGATCGCAGCGACGATGTCGGCAGTGCGCGCGCCCCAGTCGAAACCCGCCAGCACGGCGCGCTTGATCTTCAGTGCGTCCATGAAGTCGATCAGGTCCTGCGCCAGCGCGGCAGGCTGTCCGTTGCGGAGGCTGTCGGCCGACAGGAAGCGCGTCGGGCCATAACCGCGCAGATAGGGGATGAGGACGCGATAGCCCTTCGCGGCCAGCAGCGGCGCGACATCGGCGAAGCTGTAGATATCATAGGGCCAGCCGTGCAGCAGGATCGCGACCGGGCCCTTGGCGGGGCCCATGTCGATGTAGGAAATATTGAGGAGACCCGCGTCGACTGACTTGAGCGGTGGGAAAGCTCCGCCGGTCGGGGGTGCAGTCTGGGCGCTTGCCGGCTGCGGTGCTGCACCGGCGCTCGCAAGGCTCAGTCCGAGCTGCGCGGCGACGGCGACGCCGGTGATGCCGAGAAATTGCCGGCGGTCCGACAGGCCCTGTTCGAAAGCGGAAAGCTGCACGTCGTCATACCCCTTTGTCTGGGCCAATCGGGCCGGAAGTGGGACGCGGACGGACTGGGCGGGGGGAGGGAGTGGAGTCCGTCCGCGTCCTCTGCCCGGCGTGGCCAGCGGGCGCCACACCGGGAATTCGCTCTAGTCGGTCATCCGGTTACATCGGCGCCCGACACGGCCAATATTGCGGGGCTTCGACGGCAAATCGATTATACGTTTGTGTTGTCGACACCATCGTATCGATAGTCGTTGCACGCCTTTTGCCAGAAGCGGGCCGCCGACACCAAAGTTCAATAACGGCGTCAGAGACGCCTTCCTATCTCGCCTTGCAGGCTCGGTACGCGCCACCCGTGCACCGACGCCGCCCCCTCCGGCAAAGGATAGAGACATGGCCAACCCCGAAATCGTCGATTCCAGCTTCACCGCGATCATCAACGCACCGATCGACAAGATCGACCTGCCCGCCTGGGCCTTTTCGCTCCCCGAACATGAATATCAGGGCTGTTCGCCGGCGCATGTCGCGGCGGGCGCCACCACCGCGCCCGACGGCCGGCGGATGTCGATCAACGTCGAGATCATCGGCGGAACCTTGATGGTCCAGCATTATGTCGAAACGCTCGCAGAAAAGGATCATCTGGTGCTGGAATCGGTGTCGGACATCTTCCCGCCCGCGGGCCGCACGACGATCCACGTCAAATGGGAACT
Coding sequences within it:
- the msrB gene encoding peptide-methionine (R)-S-oxide reductase MsrB gives rise to the protein MAEGFDLAPPTRQQRHDLAAALTDEERSLLLDHAEEAPFCGLFLYEKREGVYCCRLCGLPLFRAGAKFESGTGWPSFTTPFSADHLQTIEDRRYGMVRAEIVCARCGSHQGHVFPDGPPPTGLRYCINSGSLEFVATGETLPDRLGRGAPEGLVWRG
- a CDS encoding tautomerase family protein → MPIITVQLTREGTEPGVDHVTAEQKAAIYKGMSQVLLDVLGKPLDWTWVIFQEVEMEDWGWGGMPVAEYRKKLAAASG
- a CDS encoding NAD(P)H-dependent flavin oxidoreductase — protein: MNTRHLTRLLGIELPIIQAPMAGVSSPAMAAAVSNAGALGSIGVGATDAEGARAMIAAVREGTAKPFNVNLFCHAPAITDAAIEAAWIARLAPLFAEFGVDAPDVLGEIYRSFVADEAMLQMLLGERPAVVSFHFGLPSEPAIRALRYAGILLLASATNLDEARLAASAGVDAVVAQGWEAGGHRGVFDPDAPDDRLGTMALTRLLVDAIDLPIIAAGGIMDGAGIAAALELGAAAAQLGTAFIACDESLADAGYRAALASGAALHTQMVRAVSGRPARILANRFAALDGEISAGQIPAYPIAYDLGKALHAAAKSRGEYGFGAQWAGQGAPLARAMPAADLIATLAAEMAGARNP
- a CDS encoding DUF3237 domain-containing protein; this translates as MDDFGEAFAALGDLRGRPLFVMKVGVDHIHAIGGPAGIDRRVGEMVAGRFAGERLSGDVLTGGADWQIVRADGAVLLDARVVLRTDDGAKIAMEYTGIRTGPADVIARLGRGEPVDPADYYFRIAPRFSTSDPRYEWLNRIMAVGIGHRLPEGPVYSVFEIA
- a CDS encoding alpha/beta fold hydrolase, translating into MQLSAFEQGLSDRRQFLGITGVAVAAQLGLSLASAGAAPQPASAQTAPPTGGAFPPLKSVDAGLLNISYIDMGPAKGPVAILLHGWPYDIYSFADVAPLLAAKGYRVLIPYLRGYGPTRFLSADSLRNGQPAALAQDLIDFMDALKIKRAVLAGFDWGARTADIVAAIWPERTTGLVAVSGYLVAGQEAGKAPLPPEAELQWWYQYYFATERGRLGYDKNRKDFNRLIWKLASPQWNFDEATYARSAASFDNPDHVDIVIHNYRWRLALADGEARYADLDRQIAAAPTIGVPTITMEGDANGAPHPPPAAYRAKFTGRYEHRDISGGIGHNLPQEAPQAFAQAVLDVTRG